One region of Nitrosopumilaceae archaeon genomic DNA includes:
- the idi gene encoding isopentenyl-diphosphate Delta-isomerase: MKGLYSEDKRTDMEYLILVDNNDNPIGTEEKVKCHLPNGKLHRAFTILLFNRDGKLLLTQRSMDKMLWPGDWDGTVASHPRQSETYVSSAERRLPEELGISCKLDYLFKFEYHVPYKDIGSENEVCGTLIGIVDDPTKIKLVKEEIKDIKWNTLDDLLNDIKKSPQIYCPWMIVALYFLSESKKDILPQHNSILNKWIREDVKQILEKPLKHHFPDNKWELKK; encoded by the coding sequence TTGAAGGGACTGTATTCAGAGGATAAAAGGACAGACATGGAATATTTGATTCTGGTAGATAATAATGATAACCCAATAGGAACTGAGGAAAAGGTAAAGTGTCATTTGCCAAATGGCAAGTTGCATAGAGCTTTTACAATTCTTTTGTTTAATAGAGATGGAAAGTTGCTTCTAACACAGCGCAGTATGGACAAGATGTTATGGCCAGGTGACTGGGACGGAACTGTAGCAAGTCATCCAAGACAATCAGAGACATATGTTTCGTCTGCAGAAAGAAGACTACCAGAAGAATTAGGAATATCTTGCAAGCTTGATTACCTGTTCAAATTTGAATACCATGTTCCATACAAGGACATTGGTTCTGAAAACGAAGTGTGTGGAACTTTGATTGGTATAGTTGATGATCCTACAAAAATAAAATTAGTAAAAGAAGAAATCAAGGACATAAAATGGAATACATTAGATGATCTTCTAAATGACATTAAAAAATCACCTCAGATCTACTGTCCGTGGATGATTGTTGCATTGTATTTTTTGTCAGAATCCAAAAAAGACATACTACCACAACACAATTCAATTTTGAACAAGTGGATTAGAGAGGATGTCAAACAAATTCTTGAAAAACCACTCAAGCATCATTTTCCTGACAACAAATGGGAGCTTAAAAAATAA
- a CDS encoding glutamate--tRNA ligase has product MEDDVRKAIRGIALQNASEHEGKTRNDAVISKILGTRPDLRTKAKEIMPLITEIVSNINKISLAEQKAELESSFPELLVVKSKHERVGLPPLEGAEQGKVVTRFPPEPNGYPHIGHAKAAIIDEEYAKMYGGKLILRFDDTNPENERLEYYAAIKVGLDWLGVRYDQIKNTSDDMELIYKKGLEMIEADNAYVCTCDKETISKNRREMKACKCRAGDHDQNIKRWHDMFKKYKPGEAIVRFRGDMQSENTVMRDPAMFRIIDEIHPLLIDKYRVWPNYDFAVAIEDSIDGVTHAFRTKEYELRNELYQAILDKLGMRKPKMLEFSRLEFEGMPVSKRILKPLVQDGKVLGYDDPRLPTLEAMRRRGIIPEAIRKFVLSLSFTKSDTLAPFDTLESFNRKIIDVTSIRLFMVTEPVKITIKNNMLTQAELPNHPQRSEMGKRHVEIDGNFYISGSDAKTLKVGDQIRLIELYNVKITKTGSEIEAEYSDNDFKAELPKIQWIPQKTATKLNILIPKTLFVNEKFNEDSLETLQAYTENHYLELNEGAEIQFVRFGYCRKDSAMQAIYTHK; this is encoded by the coding sequence TTGGAAGATGATGTCAGAAAGGCTATCAGGGGAATAGCTTTACAAAATGCTTCAGAACATGAGGGAAAAACCCGTAACGATGCAGTAATATCAAAAATACTTGGTACAAGGCCAGATCTTAGGACCAAGGCAAAGGAGATAATGCCATTAATTACAGAAATTGTTTCAAATATTAACAAAATTTCATTAGCTGAGCAAAAAGCTGAGCTTGAAAGTAGTTTTCCAGAATTACTAGTGGTAAAATCAAAACACGAAAGAGTAGGATTGCCGCCACTTGAAGGTGCAGAACAGGGAAAAGTGGTAACAAGATTTCCTCCAGAACCAAACGGTTATCCGCATATAGGTCATGCAAAAGCTGCAATCATTGATGAGGAATATGCAAAGATGTATGGTGGAAAACTAATACTGCGATTTGATGACACAAATCCTGAAAATGAAAGGCTAGAATATTATGCGGCAATTAAAGTCGGGCTTGATTGGCTTGGAGTAAGATATGATCAAATCAAGAACACTTCAGATGATATGGAATTAATCTACAAAAAAGGATTGGAAATGATAGAAGCAGATAACGCATATGTTTGTACGTGCGACAAGGAGACAATAAGCAAGAACCGAAGAGAAATGAAAGCTTGCAAATGTCGTGCAGGAGATCATGATCAAAATATCAAAAGATGGCATGACATGTTTAAGAAATACAAACCTGGAGAAGCAATTGTAAGATTTCGCGGCGACATGCAATCTGAAAATACAGTAATGCGCGATCCAGCAATGTTTAGAATAATAGATGAAATTCACCCATTGCTTATTGACAAATACAGAGTCTGGCCAAACTACGATTTTGCAGTTGCCATAGAAGACAGCATAGACGGAGTAACTCATGCATTTAGAACAAAAGAGTATGAGCTTCGAAATGAGCTTTACCAAGCTATTTTGGACAAGCTTGGAATGAGAAAGCCGAAGATGCTAGAATTTTCAAGACTAGAGTTTGAAGGCATGCCTGTCTCAAAAAGAATTCTAAAGCCGTTGGTTCAAGATGGCAAAGTATTAGGATATGACGATCCAAGGTTGCCCACACTTGAGGCAATGCGCAGAAGGGGAATAATTCCAGAGGCAATCAGAAAATTTGTTCTCTCACTAAGCTTTACAAAATCAGATACACTTGCACCATTTGACACACTGGAATCATTTAACCGAAAAATAATTGATGTAACAAGCATCAGACTGTTTATGGTAACAGAGCCTGTAAAAATAACAATAAAGAACAACATGCTTACACAAGCCGAACTTCCCAATCACCCACAAAGAAGCGAGATGGGTAAGAGGCATGTGGAAATTGACGGTAATTTTTACATCTCTGGATCGGATGCAAAAACTCTCAAAGTCGGAGATCAAATTAGGTTGATCGAACTTTACAATGTAAAAATAACAAAGACTGGATCAGAGATAGAAGCAGAGTATTCAGATAATGATTTCAAGGCAGAATTGCCAAAGATTCAATGGATTCCACAAAAAACTGCGACAAAATTAAACATTTTGATACCAAAAACTCTCTTTGTAAATGAAAAATTCAATGAGGACAGTCTCGAAACTCTACAAGCTTATACAGAAAATCACTACTTAGAATTAAATGAGGGCGCAGAAATTCAATTTGTCAGATTTGGTTATTGCAGAAAAGATTCTGCGATGCAAGCAATCTATACTCACAAGTGA
- a CDS encoding polyprenyl synthetase family protein → MSFNSISKNAKKVNSFLLSCLHGNPEEIYEAASYLIEHGGKRLRPFMVIKSCEILGGDIKQAMPAAAAIEMVHNFTLIHDDIMDNDEMRHGVPTTHTKFGIPVGILAGDVLFSKAFETISHDSKMPKDVRLRLVSNLAKACSEVCEGQALDIMMAQSKKIPTEKQYIEMIEKKTSALFATACAMGAISANTKSKDVANLSSFGINLGVAFQIVDDLIGIIGDPKVTKKPVGNDLREGKKSLPILLAINKASGQKKKTILNAFGNSTISKKELENAVKIISSMGIENAVRKKALQYSNAAKKSLSSYKGSAKNELLSLLDFVVERRQ, encoded by the coding sequence ATGTCATTTAATTCCATATCAAAAAATGCAAAAAAAGTAAATTCGTTTCTTCTCTCATGTCTTCATGGCAATCCAGAAGAGATCTACGAGGCAGCTTCATATCTCATAGAGCATGGCGGTAAGAGATTAAGGCCATTTATGGTCATAAAGAGTTGTGAAATTCTAGGTGGCGATATAAAACAAGCAATGCCTGCAGCTGCAGCAATAGAAATGGTTCACAATTTCACATTAATTCATGATGACATTATGGATAATGACGAAATGCGACATGGTGTACCTACAACACATACTAAATTTGGAATACCGGTGGGCATTTTAGCTGGAGATGTCTTGTTTTCAAAAGCATTTGAAACAATTTCACATGATTCTAAGATGCCAAAAGATGTACGTCTTAGATTAGTTTCCAATCTTGCCAAGGCATGTAGTGAGGTGTGTGAAGGTCAAGCACTTGACATAATGATGGCCCAGTCAAAAAAAATCCCTACAGAAAAACAATACATCGAAATGATAGAAAAAAAGACATCAGCTCTATTTGCCACTGCATGTGCAATGGGAGCAATTAGCGCAAATACAAAAAGCAAAGACGTTGCAAACCTTTCTTCTTTTGGGATAAATCTAGGAGTTGCATTTCAAATAGTTGATGATTTAATTGGCATAATTGGAGATCCGAAAGTTACAAAAAAACCTGTTGGAAATGATTTACGCGAAGGTAAAAAATCACTTCCTATACTTCTTGCAATAAACAAAGCGAGTGGTCAGAAAAAGAAAACAATTCTAAATGCATTTGGAAATTCCACCATATCAAAAAAAGAATTAGAAAATGCAGTAAAAATAATATCATCTATGGGAATAGAAAATGCAGTTAGGAAAAAGGCTTTACAGTATTCTAACGCAGCAAAAAAATCACTATCAAGCTACAAGGGTTCAGCAAAAAATGAGCTATTGTCTCTTTTAGATTTTGTAGTAGAGAGGCGTCAATAA
- a CDS encoding UPF0147 family protein — protein MVDKAQNTETLNAAITTLDDIVSNPSTPKNIKKSISELIIELRKQEHAVAVRASNAISTLDEITQDPNMPSYVRVTLWQAVSALERIRE, from the coding sequence ATGGTCGACAAAGCTCAAAACACAGAAACACTAAACGCGGCCATTACTACGCTTGATGACATAGTTTCAAATCCTTCTACTCCAAAAAATATCAAAAAAAGCATAAGTGAGTTGATTATTGAGCTTAGGAAACAAGAACATGCAGTTGCTGTAAGAGCCTCAAATGCCATTAGTACACTAGATGAGATAACACAGGATCCTAACATGCCATCCTATGTACGAGTAACACTATGGCAAGCAGTTTCCGCACTTGAGAGAATAAGGGAATAA
- a CDS encoding polyketide cyclase: MQKIQLVKTINVEREKAFKAGTDFESLTSKLPQYFKLIRIRSVREFTSVVEIHGKIAGKEFAIMTKNVIKQPEIHETFVLSGDARGSHFIKKYESVPGGTRITIDIDLKLRGFLRFTSVFSSNKIQKIINEYFDDFTRAIET, from the coding sequence TTGCAAAAAATACAACTTGTAAAGACTATCAATGTAGAAAGAGAAAAGGCATTCAAAGCAGGAACTGATTTTGAGAGTCTTACATCAAAGCTACCGCAATATTTCAAACTAATCAGGATACGCTCAGTTCGCGAGTTTACTTCTGTAGTTGAGATTCATGGAAAAATAGCAGGTAAAGAATTTGCTATCATGACTAAAAATGTGATAAAACAGCCTGAAATTCATGAAACTTTTGTTTTGTCCGGAGATGCAAGGGGAAGTCATTTTATAAAAAAATATGAAAGTGTACCAGGAGGTACCAGAATCACAATTGACATTGACTTAAAATTAAGAGGTTTCCTCAGATTCACCAGTGTTTTTTCATCAAATAAGATTCAAAAAATCATTAATGAATATTTTGATGATTTTACAAGGGCAATAGAAACTTGA
- a CDS encoding isopentenyl phosphate kinase, translated as MILIKLGGSIITNKQQPLTPNILAINKIAIQLKKVKEPIIIVHGGGSFGHYWSVKYDMHTKPAKYSKKGVAVVKNSMIELNKIILNSFLKNKLNPYCLPPTDFMFGDKADTKKVKEILRIAKNGLVPVSYGDVLWHGQNQFYILSGDKIMEILAKVLKPRLAIFVLNVDGVYSDMKTKKLLYEIKGQEITISKVGMDVTGGMTRKIKEAIMISKGGVNVFLVNGNKPERIVNAIKGKKFEGTVFRG; from the coding sequence ATGATTTTGATAAAGCTTGGAGGTTCTATCATAACCAATAAGCAACAGCCTTTGACTCCAAACATTTTGGCAATAAACAAAATTGCTATTCAATTAAAAAAAGTAAAAGAGCCTATAATCATAGTGCATGGCGGAGGATCATTTGGCCACTATTGGTCAGTAAAATATGACATGCATACAAAACCTGCAAAATATAGTAAGAAGGGTGTAGCAGTAGTAAAAAATTCTATGATAGAATTGAATAAGATAATCTTGAATTCATTTTTAAAAAATAAACTAAATCCTTACTGCTTACCTCCAACTGATTTTATGTTTGGTGATAAAGCTGACACTAAAAAAGTAAAAGAGATTTTAAGAATTGCCAAAAATGGACTTGTTCCGGTATCATATGGCGATGTATTGTGGCACGGTCAAAACCAGTTCTACATTTTATCTGGAGATAAAATTATGGAAATCTTGGCAAAAGTTCTAAAACCAAGGTTAGCAATTTTTGTGTTAAATGTAGATGGAGTATATTCAGACATGAAAACAAAAAAACTCCTTTATGAGATAAAGGGTCAGGAGATTACCATTTCAAAGGTAGGAATGGACGTTACGGGTGGCATGACTCGTAAAATAAAAGAGGCCATTATGATTTCAAAGGGTGGAGTTAACGTGTTTTTGGTAAATGGTAACAAACCTGAGAGAATTGTAAACGCTATAAAAGGTAAAAAATTTGAAGGGACTGTATTCAGAGGATAA
- the mvk gene encoding mevalonate kinase — MKSVASAPGKVILFGEHFVVYGIKAILCSIDRRITATSQIIDEKKIKIKSDIGNMEINTDSLSKPDRSMDVMKPFLYIAKKALEKSGKNVGIEIKIDSEIPAGIGLGSSSACCVAVAASVMGLFEKLPKEEILKIAIEAERTIFENTSGADCSVCTFGGLMEYDMKNGFKKINSNANFDLVIANSKQAHFTSEIVENVRRFRENNEDLFASFCDQESILIQNALVHLEKKDLESLGLLMSKNQDLLERINISTEKLALLVREAKKTSFGAKITGAGGGGCVIALVDKSNLEKTLSNLKTHSECFSAKIDFNGLVCT, encoded by the coding sequence ATGAAATCTGTTGCTTCAGCACCTGGAAAGGTCATTTTATTTGGCGAGCATTTTGTTGTGTATGGCATAAAGGCGATACTTTGTTCTATTGATAGGCGAATTACAGCCACATCGCAAATAATTGATGAAAAAAAGATCAAGATAAAATCCGATATTGGTAATATGGAAATAAATACAGATTCACTATCAAAGCCGGACAGATCCATGGATGTAATGAAACCATTTTTGTATATTGCAAAAAAGGCATTAGAAAAATCGGGGAAAAATGTTGGAATTGAAATAAAGATAGACTCTGAGATTCCTGCAGGTATTGGTCTTGGCTCCTCATCTGCCTGTTGTGTTGCAGTTGCGGCATCAGTTATGGGATTATTTGAAAAGTTGCCAAAAGAGGAAATTTTGAAAATTGCAATAGAAGCTGAACGTACCATATTTGAAAATACATCAGGGGCAGATTGTTCTGTCTGTACTTTTGGCGGACTGATGGAATATGATATGAAAAACGGTTTTAAAAAGATCAACTCAAACGCTAATTTTGATCTTGTGATTGCAAATTCAAAACAAGCACATTTTACTAGCGAGATTGTTGAAAACGTAAGAAGATTTCGGGAAAATAATGAGGACTTGTTTGCTTCATTTTGTGATCAGGAATCAATCCTAATTCAAAATGCTCTTGTGCATTTAGAAAAAAAGGATCTGGAATCACTTGGTTTACTAATGTCAAAGAATCAAGATTTACTGGAAAGAATAAACATCTCCACTGAAAAGCTTGCACTTTTGGTAAGAGAGGCTAAAAAAACTTCATTTGGTGCAAAAATAACTGGTGCTGGCGGTGGAGGATGCGTAATTGCACTTGTGGATAAGTCCAATCTTGAAAAAACCCTATCTAATCTAAAAACCCATAGTGAATGTTTTTCTGCTAAAATTGATTTTAATGGACTTGTATGCACTTAG
- a CDS encoding methyltransferase domain-containing protein, with protein sequence MKIEDYLASLPQSIISGQDVQLPDNAFREIFRFSQLNKNDVFYHLGCGNGNGIAIAAEEFGVKKSVGIDNDIEKISIAKKLLEEKKISNGILQCQNILESDISDGTVILFWFSDQNIIEKMMPKFSSLKEGCRIITIWGPLPGILPDTVDFPYILNMVPFKNASSLQEQLLSVFGTDCIDFVVAWEFAERYTRAIGSPDAGNDRFLTILQSLVIWINAKNLGVACGHEIPIPIKNYISLLRTYFNIDVEYLLNED encoded by the coding sequence GTGAAAATAGAAGATTATCTAGCATCACTTCCTCAGTCTATAATATCAGGTCAGGATGTTCAGCTTCCAGACAATGCTTTTAGAGAAATATTTCGATTTTCTCAACTAAACAAGAATGATGTGTTTTATCATCTTGGATGTGGAAACGGAAATGGCATAGCAATCGCTGCAGAAGAATTTGGTGTAAAAAAATCAGTAGGAATTGATAATGATATAGAAAAAATATCTATTGCAAAAAAATTATTAGAAGAAAAGAAGATTTCAAATGGAATTCTGCAGTGTCAGAATATTTTAGAATCAGACATCAGCGATGGTACCGTGATTCTTTTTTGGTTTTCAGATCAAAACATAATTGAAAAAATGATGCCAAAATTTTCTAGCCTGAAAGAAGGCTGTAGAATAATAACAATTTGGGGACCACTTCCAGGCATTCTACCAGACACGGTAGACTTTCCTTACATCTTGAACATGGTTCCGTTTAAGAATGCATCCAGCTTGCAAGAACAACTTCTTTCTGTATTTGGAACAGATTGTATAGATTTTGTAGTTGCATGGGAATTTGCTGAGCGTTATACTAGAGCAATAGGCTCACCAGATGCAGGTAACGATCGCTTTCTTACCATACTACAGTCCCTTGTCATATGGATTAATGCAAAAAATCTTGGAGTTGCATGCGGGCATGAAATACCCATACCCATAAAAAACTACATCAGCCTGCTACGGACGTACTTTAACATTGATGTTGAATATTTATTAAATGAAGATTAG
- a CDS encoding non-heme iron oxygenase ferredoxin subunit, whose translation MGKIIVGKASDIPAGKMQKVTVDGKEILVVNVDGNFYAMDDTCTHAGASLSEGTLEGDIVTCGWHGAKFDCKAAKLHAFPAKIKDLNSYKVVVESENVFLEL comes from the coding sequence ATGGGAAAAATTATCGTTGGCAAAGCATCTGACATTCCAGCTGGCAAGATGCAAAAAGTTACTGTCGATGGAAAAGAGATACTTGTAGTAAATGTAGATGGTAATTTTTACGCTATGGATGATACCTGCACACATGCTGGCGCAAGTCTTTCAGAAGGTACTCTTGAAGGTGACATAGTAACATGTGGCTGGCACGGAGCAAAGTTTGATTGTAAGGCAGCCAAGCTTCACGCATTTCCAGCAAAAATAAAAGATTTGAATTCATACAAAGTAGTAGTAGAATCTGAAAACGTCTTCCTAGAGCTCTAA
- a CDS encoding fumarylacetoacetate hydrolase family protein, whose protein sequence is MKIARLLTNNMETYGFVNGNNVITKDGITSQTGIPIPQNIKDFLFDGWYDEVKPKIPKLNFTQNISDVKFLAPIPNPSKIICLAFNYKDHAKEQNLIPPDEPAIIIKPRTTLNGATSEIICPSFVSKLDYEIELALIIGKDCKNITEEQAKSAIFGCMILNDVSARDIQARDKQFTRAKGFDTFAPCGPWITTADEIPNPQNLKMVTKVNGMIRQNSSSSNMFLGVYTIVSMLSKVMTLEKGDIISTGTPAGVMLNKPDAVFLKDGDKIEMEIEGLGKLENTVKFV, encoded by the coding sequence ATGAAAATTGCAAGATTGTTAACAAACAATATGGAAACATATGGTTTTGTAAATGGTAATAATGTAATTACTAAAGATGGGATTACATCTCAAACAGGAATTCCCATACCACAGAACATTAAGGACTTTCTTTTTGATGGGTGGTATGACGAGGTAAAACCTAAAATTCCAAAATTAAATTTTACACAAAACATTTCAGATGTAAAGTTTCTTGCACCAATACCAAATCCTTCCAAGATCATTTGTCTTGCATTTAATTACAAGGATCATGCCAAAGAACAAAATCTCATACCCCCAGACGAGCCTGCAATAATAATAAAACCAAGAACTACACTAAACGGAGCTACTTCGGAGATAATCTGCCCCTCATTTGTCTCAAAGCTTGACTATGAGATAGAACTGGCGCTAATCATAGGAAAAGATTGTAAAAACATCACCGAAGAACAAGCCAAAAGTGCAATTTTTGGGTGCATGATTTTAAACGATGTTTCTGCCAGAGACATCCAGGCAAGGGACAAACAATTTACTCGTGCAAAAGGATTCGATACCTTTGCACCATGTGGTCCATGGATTACCACTGCAGATGAGATACCAAATCCCCAAAATCTGAAAATGGTAACAAAGGTAAACGGTATGATAAGACAAAATTCCTCTAGTTCAAACATGTTCTTGGGAGTTTACACCATTGTTTCTATGCTAAGCAAAGTTATGACTTTGGAGAAAGGAGACATCATATCAACTGGAACTCCAGCTGGAGTGATGTTAAATAAACCAGATGCGGTGTTTTTGAAAGACGGGGATAAAATAGAAATGGAAATAGAAGGCCTTGGCAAGCTTGAAAACACTGTAAAATTCGTTTAG